aattttcttttccagcaaccttgaatccatctggctgagtcatatagatttcctcttccaaatcaccgtgtaaaaacgcggtcttcacatcaagctgaactagttcaagatcatattgcgcaaccaaggctagcaaaatccgaatagacgaatgcttcacaactggagaaaacacttcattgtaatctattccttctttctgagcgtaaccctttgctaccaatctagccttgtatcgaatttcaattttatcaggaaatccttccttctttgcatatacccatttgcatccaattgccttctttcccttgggtagtgtcaccaactcccaggtcttatttttatgaagagactgcatttcttcattcattgcttgcttccactttacaccatcagggttacttattctgtgtaagtagaaggaacatcatcatctgcaattggaaatgcataggccactatatcatcaaagcgagcaggcttacgaatctctcttcttggccttctatatgcaattgaatcttgttgctgtagaggttcttgggtaggaacctcttcatcatttgtccctccaatattagctggatcatcgttaaccttttcaagctccactGCGCAAAGTACTCTGGTTTTGTCATCCTTTGTGAATCCTTGTACTtcaacatggttgattcatcaaaagtcacatctctcTCGAAAACAATTTTCCTTGTATTAGGACACGAGACGggtatccttttactccatcgttatacccaagaataatgctttctttgctcttgggtctaacttagattctttacatgataatatgcaaggtggaaccaaatacatgtaaagaatcataatcgatgtgatttaccagtccacatctccataggagtttttccatttattgcgGTGATGGCAAGCGAttaattagatggcacgcatATGTAACTGTCTCATTAAAATTCTTTGTCCAATCcaagattggacaacatacatcgaactttctcggtATAGTTCGATTCATGCGTTCTGCCACCCCATTCTGCGTGGTGTATCCCAACGATTGAAGTGtcgcacaatgccctcatcttggcatacttgtagaaatggatcgTTTTGTACTcggtaccattatcgatcgaagtcgtttgacctttcgaccggtcgagtctccaccatcttcttccatttcgaaatgcatccaaaacttcacttttcttttcattagatacacccatacttttcttgaataatcatcaacaaaagtaacaaaatagtgcatacctcccaaagaagctactttggtaggtccccacaTCATCGTGAGCGTAGTCCGAATTCCTTTCGTATTGTGAATTCttggaccaaattttaccctcttcGCTTGCCCGAACACAATGTTCACAAATTCCattttgcaagaatttgcacctttcaacaagccttgcttccCCAATAtctgcaaagctttttcaccagcatgtcccaatcgcatatgccataatctggtagcctctgaatctacatTTTTTGTAGAAAttgttgatgttgatccaataactgtacttccatttaaaaagtacaagttatttcttcttgtgcctttcatcaccgtcaattgcccagctactacttttagtaatccatttctcaaagtgattgtgagccctttagattctagggcccctaatgagatgagatttttcttcaggctaggtacgtagcgaacatctgtcaagacttggattgagccgtcgtgattcttcaattggactgtacccactcccattgtcttacaagcactatcattgcccataagaacaatttcaccttctagctctttaagactagaaaaccagtccttattaggacacatatggtaagtacatcctgaatccaaaatccactcatccgtttgacatgccattgccatgccaaccaagctaaagtctgactcctcatcatgctccgctacacatgcattagaaatagccttgcccttttgtagcttaggacaattatttttccaatgccctttttcacggcaaaaggcacattcatctttggcgGGTCTCCCTTTGGACTTTCCCTTCTACCGATCTGTCTTTGTGTGAACGACCTCTTCTTCGTTAAGACTTCTGCGGTTGTATCtctgtgatctcttttatctttctttcgagtctcagatctatacaacgcactacagactgcatcaaatgtgatcgtgtccttcccatgaagcaatgtggtggtaagatgatcatattcatcaggaagggaattcaacaacaataatgccttgtcttcatcttcaaatttctcatccaaatttagcaagtctgctaaaattttattgaatgagttcacatggtcattcatcgacataccggtgtatacgtgaatcgataaagtttctttttcatataaagcctattttcaagacttttcgttagaaacttttcttccagtgtATCCCATAACTTCTTCATTGATGTCTCCTCATGACGAGTATTcgctctttggccaaacataggcggattgtaccacacgctttgtctattgatcttggcccactccttgtcatccatcttgtcgggtttttcttcaagggctatatctagctcttgcgacataagacatccaggatctcacattgccacataccaaaattattggtaccgtcaaatttctctacttcaaattttgcatttgtcacGATGAGTCCTTGCGATGGCGATCTTTGCTGCCattttctcctcaatcccaactcATCAGATACGTGAACAGTCAAGTATTAAGTAAATAGTACCGTATCGTGAATAGTCTTGTATCGTGAATAGTCTTTATATCGTGAATAGTACCGTAAACGGTCGTATTCCCGACTCTGGTACCAATTGTTGCGCggagcgtgtgaaagagtaaaattattgtcttGAAAAATCACACAAGTTCAATTCcggaaagagaggtagatcacgaagatcacttaaataccaagtctttcctagcgagaatatcctctatcgtaatttaatagcacaataaatcactacaatcacattcacaaaatatgcaaaacaaataataaagaacacgaattttaacgaggttcaaaaattttgcctacgtcctcgggcactaccaaatatatttcactccaaaattacaagtgaaatttacaaatagagagagaataatgccttaagtagagaatggcaattatgggatgaagaaagtaagcaatggttaggcctatttatagttgaggttcaaggatcaacttgcaatgtccctatacaattagggaccaaaattgcaattatcccatgccaacttttaacccaacttgccaaccaatattactttttactttcggtgcccaccccATTTGACCTTTCAAAGAATGGTGGGTTCCAATACTTTCTCTATACATAAGTCCCTCAAGAGGTCATGCATCCGACATGTTTTCACATTTATTCCTGTATAGTCCCGCTTAACAACTTGAACCAAACTTCTATTTATGAGCTCTTCTAAGAATTGTTCGCCTATATCCTCCATTAATATTTCGCTGCTTTCTAATGATGGTGGAATGAAACCTTCAGCAATCCATAATTGAATAAGTTCCTTCTTTGATATCTCCCAATCTTCTGGATAATGACTGAGATATAGAAAGCATGGCTTTAAATGATAAGGCAAATCGTAGTAGCTTAAAGCCAAAATTCCATGCACTGCATGATATTGATGATCATGTTGGAACCCTCTTAAGTGTCCATTGAAGATATTTCTGTGAACCATCTCCCACTGGACCAATGAGTGTTTTGTTGCTAGCAAGCCCCCCAACACAACAATTGCTAGAGGCAAGCCCCCACATTTCTTCACCATCTGTCTCCCGAATTTCTCAAATTCTTCCAAGCAGGCATGAGAACCTATCTTGTTTCGAGGGAATACTTTGCTTCTAAAAAGCTTCCAACTTTCATCATCTGTAAGAAATGGGAGCTCTATCGGAGAGTTGCAAGGATCAGCAACTAAAGCTACATTCTTATTGCGTGTTGTGAACAAAAATTTGCTTCCTTTTTTTCCTCGTGGAAAAGCGGGTTTAAGAAtatcccaatcttcacttctccAGATATCATCGAAGACTATCAAATACTGCTTTTCTTTCAAAACATTTGAAAGTCTTTTAACCAATTGATTCTCATTTAGATTATCAATTGATGCTCTTTCATGTTTAACTTTCATCAGGACATCAAACAAAACTTCTCTTGGCTTACATTGTTGAGCTATAGAAACCCAAGCTAAGCAATCGAAATGTCGTCTCACATCAATGTGTTTATATACTGTCTGGCTAGAGTAGTCTTTCCGATCCCCCCCATACCAACTATTGAGACGACGGCGTGGGGTCTGTCATCTTCAGTCATCAATTGGGCTAGGACATCCTTGATGCTAACCCCCAAGCTAATGACATTCTCTTCCTCAACATGCGAGAATGTCCTCCTTAACTGTTGTTGCACCCTAGAAATAGAGCTAGACCCCTCTCCTTCACCGGATATCTCATAGGCCGGAAGACTCTTGGAAATGTTTTTAAGCTTAATCTGGATTGCTTTGACCTGCACCCCTGTTTTGTGTAAATGAAAAGGCTTGGTGAAAATGGAGGTGAATCTCTTGACGATTCCTTGGAATCCTCCTTGATGTGCACATTCAAGAATGAAGGAGTCGATAACATCTTCAGCATCGTAAGCAAGATCTCTGATCTCCGACACCCGATTGCAGAAACGCTCGTCTTGGTCTGGGTTACGATCAGCGTCCTTCAAGAAGCATTCCATACGCTTCAGTTCAGCCTTAAGGCTCTCAACTTGATCTTTCACATCTTTGAGAAAAACTGCTTCATGGATGAGCAAATCTGAAATCCTTTCCACAGCTAAGAACACAATAGCACCTGCCATATCTCAAACTGATTGATCAACTCTGGAAAACAATCCTGGAAATTGAAAGAGTTTCAACAACAGTGGATTTTGTGAATTCTCATAAAAGACTAAATAAGCACTTTGAATTCATACAGTAAATTAATATCAACCAACACATCACCCACCATTAGTAGATTATCAAGGAAAAAAACTAAGATCAATCAGACAAAACATTGGATAACTAAACTTCATTAATGAAAATCTATAGAATCTGATCAAATTACTAACCAATCACTTCATCAATGAAAACTGGTTCAACAGCTACAGGACACAACAATAGCATCCGCCATTTCTTCTGTTGGTCGAAAATTCTGAATTGATAACTATTTTGAATACTCACAAGTATATGTAGAAAATTGCACAAATTTATGTAGAAAAGTTTGACTTGATAATTATCTCAAAGTCCCACAACTATTTGAAGACCCAAAAGCCATCGCTCATGGTTTACAGCATCCAAAAAAGAAAACGCCAATATTGATTATatttggttaaaatatgttataaatcCTTGCattttttgaaaacttagaatttagtctttatatttttaactGTAAAAATTTGGTcactttatttttagattttaaaattcaagtctaaatattaacattattatttttttgttaaattgaaGTTAATTATGATATTTTTTAATTGCAGGACTAccacataaatatttttttattttaaaataccacatcaataaatttaataaaaagtatAATAATGTTAACTGTTAAACTTGAACTTTGAAATTTGAAAAGCATAtgaactaaattcttaaaaataaaaacatagagTCTCGAAATATGATTAGGCTTGCAAAAGCTTGAAAAATGAGATTGGACAAAAAGTGTAAGCTCATCTTATCATTCGAGGTATTGTTGTTCAAACGGTTAACCAAACCAAACTAGtattaaccgaattaattgaaCTGTTTAATCCTTTAACTGTTAACCGaactaaatttttttcaaaaaaattaaccgaaccaaaatattttagttaattcGATCGGTTAATCGAAATTTgtaagttttaattttatttttattttaaaacaagtataaaacatatataaattttttgataatgttcatttgaccaaattaaccgaattaattgaaTTAGTAATAGCCTAATACATAtactatataatattatttattaaatttggtTAATTACCCAATTTCAAACCGAATTAACTATTAACCAAAATTCCAAAAAACCTTTAACTGACCTCTGACCAATCTAGATCTGTTTGACCGATTAATCGAATTAGAtcaatttgattaattaattgcTACAATTTATACTTTCACTTCAATCGGAAAAAAACCAATTTTATGTCGAGTTAAACTAGGCTTGaattactttattttatattGGGTTGGACTTGAACAAAATATCAAGCCTATTATTCGAATTAGGCTGAGACAATGTTTGAAAACTCCTTATCTAGGTTCGACCCTGGTTTGATTTGACCATACGtcttttagaaaaattaaaatatttgaaacaatttatataataataattagatatattttataaataaaataattatttatttaaaggaAGAAGTATTGCAGTTCTAGGCAGTCCAACAATCAAGCAAATTGGGAGAATTTGAGCAATAACACAAATTCTTCAGAATTTGCATAAAAGATTAAAGAAGCACtttgaattgaaagagttgattaAATGATCTCAGTTAAGACATCATCATCCACCACCATAATTACATGCA
The Gossypium arboreum isolate Shixiya-1 chromosome 10, ASM2569848v2, whole genome shotgun sequence genome window above contains:
- the LOC108462531 gene encoding disease resistance protein RPP8-like isoform X1, whose translation is MKVKHERASIDNLNENQLVKRLSNVLKEKQYLIVFDDIWRSEDWDILKPAFPRGKKGSKFLFTTRNKNVALVADPCNSPIELPFLTDDESWKLFRSKVFPRNKIGSHACLEEFEKFGRQMVKKCGGLPLAIVVLGGLLATKHSLVQWEMVHRNIFNGHLRGFQHDHQYHAVHGILALSYYDLPYHLKPCFLYLSHYPEDWEISKKELIQLWIAEGFIPPSLESSEILMEDIGEQFLEELINRSLVQVVKRDYTGINVKTCRMHDLLRDLCIEKVLEPTIL
- the LOC108462531 gene encoding putative disease resistance protein At1g50180 isoform X2 — encoded protein: MLLLCPVAVEPVFIDEVIGAIVFLAVERISDLLIHEAVFLKDVKDQVESLKAELKRMECFLKDADRNPDQDERFCNRVSEIRDLAYDAEDVIDSFILECAHQGGFQGIVKRFTSIFTKPFHLHKTGVQVKAIQIKLKNISKSLPAYEISGEGEGSSSISRVQQQLRRTFSHVEEENVISLGVSIKDVLAQLMTEDDRPHAVVSIVGMGGIGKTTLARQYINTLM